One region of Camelina sativa cultivar DH55 chromosome 6, Cs, whole genome shotgun sequence genomic DNA includes:
- the LOC104790664 gene encoding cysteine-rich receptor-like protein kinase 10 produces the protein MSNYPVFIFLNLLLTIFHASGQDPPYIGHFCGNRANFTRNSTYFSNLKSLLSTLSSPNASYATGFHSATVGSGSDTVTGLFLCRGDIIPEICSDNALYAVDDALTRCPDQKEATIWYNPCTLRYSDRNILSTLATSPGVLLTNTNNVTADLRDRLGEVLNSTMNEAAMMALNSSRKFGLRKADFTPSKRFYGLVQCTPDLTSDECNVCLRRAIDGLPREQVGGRNLLPSCNVRYELYPFYSETLAPPPPPISDTASGNTPLAQPQSRRYRNSTFLIIAIVVPIVVALLLFVAVQCYFLKRSKRSYDVSASDDGSLQFDFNTIEAATNKFSDSNRLGQGGFGDVYEGLLPNGTEVAVKRLSKSSEQGVDEFKNEATLVAKLQHRNLVRLLGFCVEGEEKILVYEFVPNKSLDYFLFDPSKRSELSWKTRHKIIGGIARGVLYLHQDSRLTIIHRDLKASNILLDADMNPKIADFGMARIFGMDQTQSNTSRIVGTFGYMSPEYAMHGQFSMKSDVYSFGIIVLEIITGKRNNNFNQTDGDSDLASYSWRIWKEGVAEELADPAIRESCEKDEVIRCIHIGLLCVQEDPADRPTMGTIVMMLCSRTMSLPNPHQPGYSFPNQDESETTNAAFVSESNIDDSSITITLPR, from the exons atgtcAAATTACCCTGTTTTCATTTTCCTTAACTTACTCTTAACCATCTTCCACGCTTCAGGACAAGACCCTCCTTACATCGGTCACTTCTGTGGAAACAGAGCAAACTTCACAAGAAACAGCACTTACTTCTCCAACCTCAAATCACTCTTATCTACTCTCTCTTCCCCAAACGCATCCTACGCCACAGGTTTCCATAGCGCCACCGTCGGGAGTGGTTCCGACACTGTCACAGGCCTTTTCCTTTGTCGTGGTGACATCATCCCCGAAATCTGCAGCGACAATGCTCTCTACGCCGTCGACGATGCTCTCACCCGTTGTCCTGATCAGAAAGAGGCTACGATTTGGTATAACCCTTGCACGCTTCGATACTCCGACCGGAACATACTCTCTACGTTGGCGACTAGTCCTGGCGTTCTTTTGACCAACACCAACAACGTAACAGCTGACCTACGAGACCGGCTCGGAGAAGTTCTCAACTCAACCATGAACGAAGCGGCGATGATGGCCTTGAATAGTTCTCGTAAGTTCGGGCTAAGGAAAGCGGATTTCACACCGTCCAAAAGATTCTACGGGTTGGTTCAGTGCACGCCTGATCTGACTAGTGATGAGTGTAACGTTTGTCTTCGACGAGCCATTGATGGATTGCCTCGTGAGCAAGTTGGTGGAAGGAATCTTCTTCCAAGTTGTAACGTAAGGTACGAGCTTTACCCATTCTACTCAGAAACCTTagctccaccaccaccgccaatATCAGATACGGCCTCTGGTAACACACCGTTGGCACAACCGCAATCAAGACGTTACAGAAACTCGACTTTTTTAATCATCGCCATTGTTGTGCCAATTGTTGTTGCGTTACTTCTTTTCGTAGCTGTTCAATGTTACTTCTTAAAGAGATCAAAGAGAAGTTATGACGTTTCTGCTTCTGATGACG GGTCTCTACAGTTTGATTTTAATACGATTGAAGCAGCGACAAACAAATTCTCTGACAGTAACAGGCTTGGTCAAGGAGGATTTGGCGATGTTTATGAGGGTCTGTTACCAAATGGAACAGAAGTTGCTGTAAAGAGACTATCAAAATCATCAGAACAAGGAGTCgatgagttcaagaacgaggcTACTCTTGTAGCAAAGCTTCAGCATAGGAATCTCGTACGGCTTCTCGGGTTTTGTgtcgaaggagaagagaagatactCGTCTACGAGTTTGTCCCAAACAAAAGCCTTGACTATTTCCTCTTTG ATCCTTCAAAGCGAAGTGAGTTGAGCTGGAAAACACGACACAAGATTATTGGAGGGATTGCTCGAGGAGTTctttatcttcatcaagattcacggCTCACGATCATACATCGTGACCTTAAAGCTAGTAACATCCTCTTGGATGCCGATATGAACCCCAAAATTGCAGATTTTGGGATGGCAAGGATTTTTGGGATGGACCAAACCCAGTCTAATACAAGCAGAATCGTTGGAACTTT TGGTTATATGTCTCCCGAGTATGCAATGCATGGACAGTTCTCTATGAAGTCTGATGTCTATAGCTTTGGAATTATAGTTCTTGAGATAATAACCGGCAAGAGGAATAACAACTTCAACCAAACTGATGGTGATTCCGACTTGGCCTCATAT TCATGGAGAATTTGGAAAGAAGGAGTTGCTGAAGAACTGGCGGATCCAGCAATAAGGGAGAGTTGTGAGAAAGATGAAGTTATAAGATGCATCCATATCGGCCTACTATGTGTTCAAGAAGATCCTGCAGATCGTCCAACAATGGGAACCATTGTAATGATGCTTTGTAGTAGAACAATGAGCTTACCAAATCCTCACCAACCAGGATATAGCTTTCCTAATCAAGATGAATCGGAAACCACCAATGCAGCATTTGTCTCAGAGTCTAATATTGACGACTCATCCATCACAATTACTCTTCCTCGTTGA
- the LOC104790665 gene encoding cysteine-rich receptor-like protein kinase 14, whose protein sequence is MSKKIIEDSSSTLWLFINLIIIGVVCAQTCLETGYFRPESLYGINHRLILTSLPTTVSSQDGFYASSVGQDPEKSYALGMCIPGSDSNLCSVCVKAASDGLLQSCRNHTEAFWWRDDNETLCFVRYSNRSFVGSLDLEPSLVVNNSREFKGLNLTELVDHMIATTTSDSYAADSKALGDSQVVYALMQCTSDISSEDCNTCLLRSLSEYQSCCLGKQGGVVSRPNCYFRWDLYPFSGAFGRNTLLPPSSSPPANQTDKDKTTISTGKVAVIVTVSFVFVVLVLLLLWFCFWRRGKLLRGTEHGTSSSLRFDFKTIEAATNKFSESNKIGRGGFGEVYKGMFPDGTELAVKRLSKTSGQGDEEFKNEAVLVAKLQHRNLVRLLGFCVEGEEKLLIYEFVPNKSLDYFLFDQTKQHQLDWDKRFKIIGGICRGILYLHQDSRLTIIHRDLKASNVLLDSDMNPKIADFGMARIFRIDQTQANTRRIVGTYGYMPPEYAMRGHFSVKSDVYSFGVLVLEIISGKRNSSFSRSEGGIDNLVTYAWTLWRNGTALELVDESLEANYPRHQAIRCIHIGLLCVQEDPAHRPNLSTIILMLDSNTMCLPVPRQPGFFLRSKPTNRNQESMGEGSSNSCSVDNATITDIYPR, encoded by the exons ATGAGCAAGAAGATAATTGAAGATTCATCATCAACTTTATGGCTTTTCATCAACCTAATCATCATTGGTGTTGTCTGTGCTCAAACATGCTTGGAAACTGGTTACTTCAGACCAGAGAGCCTTTACGGTATTAACCATCGACTCATCCTCACCTCTCTTCCCACTACAGTCTCATCTCAAGACGGCTTCTACGCGTCCTCTGTTGGTCAAGATCCGGAGAAATCTTATGCTCTAGGGATGTGCATCCCTGGCTCTGACTCCAACCTCTGTTCTGTTTGCGTCAAGGCTGCGTCAGATGGGTTGTTACAGAGCTGTCGTAATCACACGGAAGCTTTCTGGTGGCGTGACGACAACGAGACGCTCTGTTTCGTCCGCTACTCCAACCGTTCATTTGTTGGATCTTTGGATTTGGAGCCGTCGTTGGTTGTGAACAACTCGAGAGAATTCAAGGGTTTGAATTTGACTGAACTCGTTGACCATATGATAGCAACAACAACTTCTGATTCGTATGCGGCTGATTCAAAAGCTTTGGGGGATTCTCAAGTTGTGTATGCACTGATGCAGTGTACTTCGGACATATCTTCAGAGGATTGTAATACTTGTCTTCTCCGAAGCTTAAGCGAGTACCAGTCATGTTGCCTTGGGAAGCAAGGAGGTGTTGTGTCTCGGCCTAACTGTTACTTCCGGTGGGATCTTTATCCATTCTCTGGAGCTTTTGGTAGAAACACTCTGTTGCCTCCGTCTTCATCTCCGCCCGCTAATCAGACAGATAAAG ATAAAACAACGATTTCGACTGGGAAAGTTGCGGTTATTGTCACTGTATCGTTTGTCTTTGTTGTCCTGGTTCTGCtacttctttggttttgtttttggaggaGAGGAAAGTTACTTAGAGGAACTGAACATGGAA CTTCAAGCTCACTTCGATTTGACTTTAAGACGATTGAAGCTGCTACAAATAAGTTTTCCGAGAGTAACAAGATTGGTCGAGGTGGTTTTGGTGAAGTTTACAAG GGTATGTTTCCAGACGGAACAGAACTGGCTGTAAAGAGGTTGTCTAAAACATCAGGACAAGGCGATGAAGAGTTTAAGAACGAGGCTGTTCTTGTAGCCAAGCTTCAGCACCGGAATCTTGTTAGGCTCCTAGGATTTTGCgtggaaggagaagagaaattaCTCATTTACGAGTTTGTGCCCAACAAAAGTCTTGATTATTTCTTGTTTG atcaaaCAAAGCAACATCAGTTGGATTGGgataaaagattcaaaattatTGGAGGGATTTGTCGAGggattctttatcttcatcaagattcacggCTCACGATTATACATCGAGACCTCAAAGCCAGTAATGTTCTCTTGGATTCTGATATGAACCCGAAAATTGCAGATTTTGGCATGGCAAGGATCTTCCGAATAGATCAAACTCAAGCCAACACGAGACGGATCGTTGGGACATA TGGTTACATGCCTCCAGAGTATGCAATGCGTGGACATTTCTCTGTGAAATCCGACGTGTATAGCTTTGGAGTCTTAGTCCTTGAAATTATAAGTGGAAAGAGGAATAGCAGCTTTAGTAGGAGTGAAGGTGGCATTGACAATTTGGTCACATAT GCTTGGACACTTTGGAGAAATGGTACGGCACTTGAACTAGTGGATGAGTCATTGGAAGCTAATTATCCGAGGCATCAAGCCATTAGATGCATACATATTGGTCTGTTATGTGTTCAAGAAGACCCTGCACACCGTCCCAATTTGTCAACAATCATCCTTATGCTTGATAGTAACACAATGTGTTTACCGGTGCCTCGACAGCCAGGTTTTTTCTTACGGAGCAAACCTACTAACCGAAATCAAGAGTCTATGGGTGAAGGATCAAGCAACTCTTGTTCTGTGGATAATGCAACTATTACTGATATATATCCTCGTTGA
- the LOC109133394 gene encoding 40S ribosomal protein S29, with product MGHSNVWNSHPKKYGPGSRTCRVCGNSHGLIRKYGLNCCRQCFRSNAKEIGFIKYR from the exons ATGGGTCACTCCAATGTGTGGAACTCTCATCCGAAGAAGTACGGCCCTGGATCCCGCACCTG CCGTGTGTGCGGGAACTCGCACGGGCTGATCAGGAAGTATGGATTGAACTGCTGTAGACAGTGCTTCCGCAGCAATGCTAAGGAGATTGGATTCATCAAG TACCGTTAA
- the LOC104698806 gene encoding uncharacterized protein LOC104698806, translating to MDQITREKSEDKHVKKKAKLEWKPWDCAKPIGEVIKRTGGREKITCHYETFEFHGTRYGLQDTVLLAPEISNQNYYVAIIKDIYVKEKDGLVKLEVQWFYRREDIKIKQVGKWESENSREIFFSFHRDEVFAESVKHKCLVYFVPDDKQISNYSEHPDFIVRKVYDGINSKLRKFSDKGFNVRQKVEINILVENTISRIAHLLDNNNNFQMTKISRRKRSVRKRCVSSKTEIESSGNNAEVNPVSEKLESLPSSDFDRDKKMVELLEALLQHICCASKEKQAGDVEFLSPDNVIVVVFALEEALYDSFGEDTPMYKYKLELLVEKLKNSPVLARRLLRGGLKPEQVINMKGYELSLADFEPNLE from the exons ATGGATCAGATAACGAGGGAGAAGAGTGAGGATAAGCatgtgaagaagaaagctaaGTTAGAATGGAAACCATGGGATTGCGCAAAGCCAATTGGGGAAGTGATTAAACGTACTGGTGGCAGAGAAAAGATCACATGTCATTATGAGACATTCGAGTTTCATGGCACACGATATGGACtg CAAGATACAGTGCTTTTGGCTCCGGAAATCTCTAACCAAAACTACTATGTTGCGATCATCAAG GATatttatgtaaaagaaaaagatggacTTGTGAAATTGGAGGTGCAATGGTTTTACCGTCGAgaagatattaaaataaaacaagttgGAAAGTGGGAATCTGAAAACTCAAGGGAGATTTTCTTCAGTTTCCATCGTGATGAAGTGTTTGCTGAATCTGTGAAGCACAAGTGTCTTGTGTATTTTGTGCCAGATGATAAGCAAATTTCAAATTATTCTGAGCATCCCGACTTCATCGTGAGAAAGGTTTATGATGGTATCAACAGCAAGTTGAGGAAGTTTTCTGATAAAGGCTTTAATGTGCGTCAAAAGGTTGAGATTAATATTCTCGTGGAAAATACCATTTCGAGGATTGCTCATCTccttgacaataataataatttccaaATGACTAAGATTTCGAGGCGTAAAAGATCAGTTAGGAAAAGATGTGTCTCATCCAAAACTGAGATAGAGAGTTCTGGAAACAATGCTGAGGTTAATCCGGTCTCTGAGAAGTTAGAATCATTACCATCCAGTGATTTTGATCGTGACAAGAAAATGGTTGAGCTTTTGGAAGCACTACTTCAGCACATATGTTGTGCAAGTAAGGAGAAGCAAGCTGGCGATGTTGAGTTTTTGTCACCAGATAACGTTATTGTGGTGGTATTTGCTCTTGAGGAAGCTTTATATGATTCTTTTGGAGAAGATACACCAATGTACAAGTATAAGTTGGAGCTTCTGGTTGAGAAACTCAAG AACTCACCAGTATTAGCTAGAAGACTTCTCAGGGGCGGATTAAAACCTGAACAGGTTATAAACATGAAAGGCTATGAGCTGTCACTG GCTGATTTTGAACCAAATTTGGAGTAA